A window of Otariodibacter oris genomic DNA:
ACACCATAACTACTGGCAGAACCAATACCACTTACTAATGCACATTCATTTCATAAGGTAAGATATTCAATTAGAGCAATAAAACATTTTATAGTTATAATCTATGGTCAGTTCCCGATCTCCACTAACTAAAAAACCACTTTCACCTTTACAAAAAACGTAAGAATTATCCTGGGATTTTTTTTCATCAATAGTAAATCCTAATTTTTCTATTTTTTTTATTATGTTTTCTTTATCATAACGATGAGATTGTAAAAAATCAGACTTCAAAATAAATCCTGAATTAACTCGTCCACCAAATTGTTCATACTTACCATTCATTAATTCGATTTCTTCAGTTATCGCATTGTAAATATGTCTGGTTTCTTTCTCTATAGAGTTCCGATTAAACAAATCACCACTAACCAACCCATATAAATTAATACCCAATATAATAAATAGTGCAAAGAAAAACTTCTTGGAGTTAACAAGTTTCATTAATCCCCTCCTATCTTAAACATTTTTCCTGATTTATATTTCCACCTCTACCCCTCACCTACAACAAAGCGGTGAGTTCCGCTTTTATTTTTGCAAAATTTCAGCAACAACTCACCGCTTATTTATCAAGGCTAGTTTCGGTATTTTTTATATTTATCACACATTCTCATATTAAAACTACCTTCCCAACACCAACCTAAATCAGGCTTAAAGCGGTAGCCTAGTTCATAAGCACAGCCATAATGTATTTTACTAAATCTATCCATGGCTAAATCCCACTCTTTCATTTCTTCAGGAGTTAGCTCCCTCTCAGAATAAGCATTATCCAAATATTTTTCTCTTTCAGTCATTGCATTTTCTGCTCTATCATAACACTTTCTAAAATTTTTTCCCTGAAGATAAACCCCATCCTTTTTCCATTGATGCCCTAGAGGTTCCGGACCTACAAAAATTAACCGACACCCAGTAAGCCCTACAATTAAGAATATTAATAGCCAGTTCTTCATTGCAATTTCTCCACTTTATGATTATTAAATTGAATTGTTTTTGTCTTTGGCTCAAATCTACCCCATCTATCTTGATGATGATCTTTCAACTTCTTAAAGTTTTCACTATTTCCAAGAAGAAATCTTTCAGCTCGTTCATCCCTAGCATATATCATTGTATGATCACCTTTAACCATATCAATTATTGGGATATACCATTTCTTCTCAGAGGTGGAATCTGAATTACCAATCCCGATACCATATCGCCCTGCAACCCATGGTAAACCTATCCCCGTAGCAACAACATCGGCAGGGGCGGCGGTGTAAGATACTTGACCCTTGCCAAATAATTCTGCCGCACTATCTACATAGCTTTTCTCTACTCGCCCTAAGGTCAATTTATTCACTAAACTATTTGATTGCATTCAAATTAATACAACAACAAAGCGGTAAGTTCCGCTCTTATTTTTGCAAAATTTCAGCATCAACTCACCGCTTGTTTAATAACAAATTATCTTCCTTCTCCCTTTAAGTTTTTGGGATTGACTAATACGGGTAATGAAATATAACTTTTATTTAGCCCTTTCTCTTTTATAGGTACACTGTCCTAATCGGTTAGCAAATTCAGTATCCCATTCTCGTTGTTCCTTATCCCCTACCCATTTATTTGGATCAGGTCTCATTTGTTTTTCGACTTCTTCAAAACAAATATCATAAATCTCCTTTTCTTTGCCAGATAATTCAAAACCAGTATTATTCCAAAACCTAGTAAAAGTATCCATGCAGCCTGATAACGGTATCATTAAAGCTAATACAGCGATCATTTTCATTATTTTCATCATTTACTCCTCTTTAATTGTTGGATTGACTAACACGGGTAATGAAAGATTCTTCTCATTTAGATCATCAGTTTTCTCTTTTCTCTATTTATTGGAATAATCATCAAAATAAGGATTTTTAATTTCTTTAATAGCCTTTTTCTTTTCTGCAGTTACGAGCAAATTCAGCCCATAATTCTCCTTGAGTTTCCCCATTATAAAATTTACTAGCTTCTTTACGACAAGTTCTATAAACTTCCCTTTCCTTATCAGACATTTTAAACCCATGCTCCCAAAACCACATCAAAGGATCTTTACCCGTTATACAACCACTTAATACAGAACAAGATATTACTAAAATAAAAAAACGCTTCATTTCATAACTCCTTAATTTTTATTTGGCTTAATTAGAATTGGTAGTGATGGATTATCTTTTATACCCTTAGGATCCCACTTTTTATCAAAATCATCAAAATAAGGATTTTTAATTTCTTTAATAGCCTTTTTCTTCTAGACACTTATAAACAACTTCATACCATAACTCTGATTGAGTTTTGTAATCATACAATTTATGAGCTTCATCATGACAAGTGTGATAAGCTTCTCTTTCCTTATCAGACATTTTAAACCCATTATTCCAAAACCAAACAAGAGGATCTCTACTAGTCATACAACCACTTAGTACAAAAAAAGATATTACTAAAATAAAAAAACGCTTCATTTCATAACTCCTTAATTTTTATTTGGCTTAATTAGAATTGGTAGTGATGGATTATCTTTTATACCCTTAGGATCCCACTTTTTATCGCACTGAAAAAGATAAACTTACAACAAAGCGGTGAGTTCCGCTTTTATTTTTGCAAAATTTCAGCAACAACTCACCGCTTGTATGTCAAGGCTAGTTTCGGTATTTTTTATTCAACCTTTTCTTGCTTAATGATCTTACCTTTTTCATACAAAATTCTACTCATCAATTTTCCTTGTGGCGTATAGCCATAAGACCATCCATCAACTAATCCATCTTTTAGTACAGTATGAGATTGCAATTGTCCATTAGGGTAATACACATCAGCATATCTGTTAAATTTTCCGTTCTCAACATAGCTTTTAAAGACTAGCCCGTTCGAACTTGTCGTTTCAAATTCACCCTCTGGTGTATTAGGGGGGACTTGAGGAGTATTAAAAGACTTTGTAGATTGTTCTTGTTCGATAGGTTTAGCATAATCTGGTGTTAATCCTAAGCTGTCCGAAATCTCTACATACTTTTGAGCAAATCCTGTACACCCACTCATTAATATACAAGCCGATACCATCAAGACCTTTTTCATCATAACCTCACTTTAATTTATAGTTCTATATCAGATACAAAATCTGCACCTTATCAATCAGTTAGAACAAATCGATTAAGGTGCAGATATTATTTTTTAGCAATTAAGAAAAGCTAACTTATTTTATTGATTGAGCTTCTACTGCTGCAAATGCCACCATATTAATAATACGACGCACAGATGCTACTGGTGTCAATATATGAGCCGATTTTTTAACCCCCATTAAAATTGGACCAACAGTGATTGCTGTTGTTGTCGCACGTAATAAATTATAGCTGATACGAGCCGATTCAACATTTGGCATAATGAGTAGATTTGCTGAACCTTTTAAGGTACTTTCTGGCATGTATTCGTTACGTAATTTTTCAGATAATGCTAAATCGCCATGCATTTCACCATCAATCATTAAGCTTGGATCACGCTGTTTCACAATTTCAAGCACTTCACGCATTTTTGGCGCACCTAATGAATTAGATGAGCCAAAATTAGAGTGTGAAACTAACGCGACAGCAGGTTCAATACCAAAGCGTTTAACTTCTTCTGCAGCCATGAGTGCAATTTCTGCAAGTTCTTCTGCAGTAGGATTTGCATTTACATAAGTATCTGTCATAAATACATTACCCATTGGTAATACTAAACTATTTAATGCAGCAGGTACTTTCACACCTTCTTTTAAGCCGATAACATCTAAAATAGTGTCTAAGTGACGGCTATATGTGCCAAATAAACCACACACCATACCATCTGCGTATCCCATTTCAACAAGTAATGAGGCGATAGTTGTAGTATTAGAAGTGGTTACACGTTTAGCTATTTCTACTGTGACACCTTTACGGCTCATTAATTGATAATAGCGTTTCCATAATTGCTCATGACGTTCGTCTTGTTCATTGTTTACAATTTCAAAATCAACACCAGCTTCAATTCTTAGTCCTAGTTTTTTAATACGTGAAGTAATAACAGCAGGACGTCCAATTAAAATTGGATATGCCAAGCCCATAGATACAATATCTTGTGTTGCGTGTAAAACACGAGCATCTTCACCTTCTGCTAATACAATACGTTGTTTATTTGCTTTAGCTTGGCTGAAGATTGGACGCATAAATAGGCTTGTTTTGTAAACGAACTGAGTCAATTTATCTGCATAAGCATCCCAATCTGTGATTGGTCGAGTTGCCACACCTGATTCAACAGCGGCTTTTGCAACTGCTGGTGCAATACGAACAATTAAACGTGGATCAAATGGGCGTGGAATAATATATTCAGGTCCAAATTCTGTACCTTCACCACCATAAGCAGACGTTACAACGTCACTTTGTTCTTCTAACGCTAAATCAGCGATAGCGTAAACTGCCGCACGTTTCATCTCTTCATTAATTGTGGTTGCACCAACATCCAATGCCCCTCTAAAGATGAATGGGAAACAAAGTACGTTATTTACTTGGTTTGGATAGTCAGAACGACCTGTACAAATAATCGCATCAGGGCGTGCAGCTTTTGCTTCCGGTGGCGTAATTTCTGGATCTGGGTTAGCTAAGGCAAGAATGAGAGGATGAGCAGCCATCGTCTTAACCATTTCTGGTGTTAAAGCCCCTGCTGCTGAGCAACCTAAGAAAATATCTGCATTTGGAATTGCATCGCCTAAGGTTCTCCATCCATTATCTTCAATCGCGTAGAATTTTTTGGTTTCGTCCATACGATCATCACGATCTTTATAGATCACCCCTTTTGAATCGCACACGACGATATTTTCACGTTTCATGCCTAAAGATAATAATAAATTTAAACATGCAATGGATGCCGCACCCGCACCTGATGCAACTAAACGTACGTCTTCAATTTTCTTATCAATCACTCTTAATGCATTAATAACAGCTGCCGCACTGATAATCGCTGTACCATGTTGGTCATCATGGAATACAGGAATCTTCATTTTTTCGCGTAATTTCTTTTCAATATAAAAACATTCTGGCGCTTTGATATCTTCAAGGTTGACACCACCAAATGTTGGTTCTAGCGCTGCGATGATATCAACAAGTTTGTCAGGATCTTTTTCATCAACTTCAATATCAAATACATCCACTCCGGCAAACTTCTTAAACAATACTCCTTTACCTTCCATTACAGGCTTACCCGCTAAAGCACCGATATTTCCTAATCCCAAAACTGCAGAACCATTAGAAATAACTGCGACTAAATTTCCTTTTGCTGTATATTTATAGGCGGCTAAAGGATCAGCTTTAATTTCTAAGCAAGGTTCCGCTACCCCTGGTGAATAAGCCAAAGCAAGATCTCGCTGTGTTGCTAGTGATTTAGTTGGCGCAACCTCAATTTTTCCTGGAACTGGAAATTCGTGAAAATCTA
This region includes:
- a CDS encoding NADP-dependent malic enzyme encodes the protein MDEQLRQAALDFHEFPVPGKIEVAPTKSLATQRDLALAYSPGVAEPCLEIKADPLAAYKYTAKGNLVAVISNGSAVLGLGNIGALAGKPVMEGKGVLFKKFAGVDVFDIEVDEKDPDKLVDIIAALEPTFGGVNLEDIKAPECFYIEKKLREKMKIPVFHDDQHGTAIISAAAVINALRVIDKKIEDVRLVASGAGAASIACLNLLLSLGMKRENIVVCDSKGVIYKDRDDRMDETKKFYAIEDNGWRTLGDAIPNADIFLGCSAAGALTPEMVKTMAAHPLILALANPDPEITPPEAKAARPDAIICTGRSDYPNQVNNVLCFPFIFRGALDVGATTINEEMKRAAVYAIADLALEEQSDVVTSAYGGEGTEFGPEYIIPRPFDPRLIVRIAPAVAKAAVESGVATRPITDWDAYADKLTQFVYKTSLFMRPIFSQAKANKQRIVLAEGEDARVLHATQDIVSMGLAYPILIGRPAVITSRIKKLGLRIEAGVDFEIVNNEQDERHEQLWKRYYQLMSRKGVTVEIAKRVTTSNTTTIASLLVEMGYADGMVCGLFGTYSRHLDTILDVIGLKEGVKVPAALNSLVLPMGNVFMTDTYVNANPTAEELAEIALMAAEEVKRFGIEPAVALVSHSNFGSSNSLGAPKMREVLEIVKQRDPSLMIDGEMHGDLALSEKLRNEYMPESTLKGSANLLIMPNVESARISYNLLRATTTAITVGPILMGVKKSAHILTPVASVRRIINMVAFAAVEAQSIK
- a CDS encoding toxin-antitoxin system YwqK family antitoxin is translated as MMKKVLMVSACILMSGCTGFAQKYVEISDSLGLTPDYAKPIEQEQSTKSFNTPQVPPNTPEGEFETTSSNGLVFKSYVENGKFNRYADVYYPNGQLQSHTVLKDGLVDGWSYGYTPQGKLMSRILYEKGKIIKQEKVE